From Pantoea vagans:
TTGACGCGATTCAGCAGGCCGCCGCGAATATCGAAGCGGGTGACCAGATCGCGTACCTGCAGAATGGGGGGCTGCAGGCGGCGAACCGTATCCTGCGGCACGTCATCAACCGCGTCGCTATGCAGCAGCGGAAATTTGGCCGGCAGCGGCTGGCCCTGCATCGATCCGAGCCTGGGCACCGCGGCCAGCAGCGCCTGGGTGTAGGGCTGCTGCGGTGCGCTGAACAGTTCGGCGACGGGCGCATTCTCCACCACATCGCCGCGATACATGACCTGAACGCGATCGGCCATTTCGGCGACCACGCCCATATCGTGCGTGATAAAAATCACCCCCATCTGCATCTCTTTTTGCAGCACGCGGATGAGTTGCAGAATCTGTGCCTGAATAGTGACGTCGAGTGCGGTGGTCGGCTCATCGGCAATCAGCAGCGCCGGTTTGCAGCAGAGCGCCATCGCAATCATCACGCGCTGACGCATTCCGCCTGAGAGCTGATGCGGGAAACGAGACAGAACATTGTGCGCATCGGGAATGCGCACCAGATCAAGCATCCGGCGCGCCTCTGCCAGTGCCGCGGCGTGGCTCAGCCCCTGATGAAGCCGGATGGATTCAGCTATCTGCTCGCCCACGGAGAAGACCGGATTCAGCGAGGTCATTGGCTCCTGAAAGATCATCGCCATATCCGCGCCGCGCACCCGACGCATCTGACTTTTTGAGGCGCGCATCAGATCCAGCACCTCGCCATTGCGACGACGTAATTGCACCTCGCCGCTCACCCTGCCGCCAGCCTGCTCAATCAGTCGCATCAGCGCCAGCGAGGTGACCGATTTTCCTGAACCTGACTCGCCTACCAGCGCCAGCGTTTCGCCGCGAAACAGATCGAGTGACAAATGACGCACCGCGTCTGTGACGGTGGCTTCGTGCTGAAAACGCACACTGAGATCGCGCACCGCCAGCACCTGATCAGGGGCCAGCGGCGGTAGCGTTTGCCTGTCGCTCATTTCTGCATCCTTAACTTTCGCGATAGATAGCGACGTCAGCCGCCTCGCCGACCCGCGCAACGCCCCGGTACATGCCTTCGCTGTTGAACGGCAGCGCCACGTTGCCTGCGCGATCGACGGCAATTAAGCCGCCACTGCCGCCCAGTTCCAGCACGCTGTCATGAATAACGTTAACACTCGCCTGCTGCAACGAGCGTCCGGCATAGCGCATCTGCGCGGCCACATCGTAGGCCGCCAGCGTCCGCATAAACACTTCACCGGTGCCGGTACAGGAGACCGCCACGCTGTCGTTGCTGGCGTAGCAGCCCGCGCCCGGCAGCGGCGAGTCGCCGACGCGTCCGGCCTGCTTATTGGTCATCCCGCCCGTTGACGTGGCCGCAGCGAGGTTGCCCGCCAGATCCAGCGCGACCGCCCCGACAGTGCCGAACTTACGGTCCGGGTCGAGCGGGTCGTCGCTGTGTGCGGCACCATCATGGTCCAGCACCGAGGTAGCGCTGTTGAGCGCGCGCTGCAGCTGCTCCCAGCGTTCCGGCGTCGAAAAGAAATCAGGATCGACCGTTTCCAGCCCCTGCGCCACGGCAAACTGCTCTGCGCCTTCCCCGATAAACAGCACATGCTCGCTTTTATCCAGCACGGCACGTGCCGCCAGGACCGGATTACGTAATCGCGTTACGCCTGCGACCGCGCCGACATCCAGCGTGCGGCCATCCATAATGCAGGCATCAAGTTCATGGGTGCCCTGATGGGTGAAGACCGCGCCTTTGCCCGCGTTAAACAGCGGACACTCTTCAAGCAGTCGTACAGCCTCGGTTACCGCATCGAGTGCACTGCCGCCCTGAGCCAGTATCTGCTGACCCTGAGTGACAATATCGTGGAGCGCCTGACGGTAGCGTTGTTCCTTTTCAGCGCTCATTGCTGCGCGCGAAATCGCACCTGCGCCGCCGTGAATGGCGATCACTGCATTGACCATAACGCTCTACCCTGTGATTGCATCAGGACGAAAAACACTGATTTAAAATGGTTTTCACCCATTTTTGGTGATTTTTGACTATAGAAAGCCTGCTAAGTGTTGTAAAGCGGAAACTGTTCCTGTGGTTATAACCTTTTCTTACCGCCATATTTCACTTTGGTCGCAATGACCGGCAGGTCAGGCCGACGCCGATGTGACTCAGCGACCAATTCCCACCATAATAGGCAGCATCTGAAATAACCAGGCTGGACTGTTCATGGAAAGTTTTACTGCAGGTTTGATCTCCCTTGAGGAGGCGCAACAAAAAATGCTGTCACAGCTGACGCCCGTCACCGACTCACTGAGCGTGTCGCTGGCCGAGGCGGTCGGGCGCATCACCGCAACCGCAGTCACCTCACCGATTGCCGTGCCGCCCTTTGATAACTCCGCGATGGACGGCTACGCCGTCAGGCTGGCCGATGTCAGCAGCGGACAGCCGCTTCCCGTGGCAGGCAAGGCCTTTGCTGGCGCGCCGTTCAGCGGTGAGTGGCCGCAGGGCAGCGTGATTCGCATCATGACCGGTGCGCCGGTGCCCGCAGGCTGTGAAGCGGTAGTAATGCAGGAGCAGACCGAAGCTCAGGGCGATGCGATTGTCATTACCGCGCCGGTGCGTCAGGGACAGAATATTCGCCTGACCGGCGACGACATTCAGCCGGGCCATGTAGTGCTGGAAGCGGGTACGCGTCTGGGTGCCGCCGAGCTGCCGCTGCTCGCCTCGCTGGGTATCGCGCAGGTGAGCGTGCTGCGAAAACTGCGGGTGGCTATCTTCTCCACCGGTGATGAACTTCAGCCGGTCGGTGAGCCGCTGGCAGACGGCCAGATATATGACACCAACCGTTTTGCGGTCTCGCTGATGCTGCATAAGCTGGGCTGCGAAGTCATCGACCTTGGCATTATCAAAGATGATCCCACTGCTCTGCGCGCCGCATTTGAGGAAGCCGATCGGCAGGCCGATGTGGTGATCAGCACCGGCGGCGTTTCTGTGGGTGAAGCGGACTTCACCAAAAGCATGCTGGAAGAGCTCGGTGCCATCAGTTTCTGGAAGCTGGCGATTAAGCCCGGCAAACCGTTTGCCTTTGGCCGCCTCAACAGCAGCTGGTTCTGTGGCCTGCCGGGTAACCCGGTCTCCGCCGCCGTCACTTTCTATCAACTGGTGCAGCCGCTGCTTGCCACCCTCACCGGCCAGCAGAAATCCGCCTTGCCACCCCGTCAGAAAGTGCGCTGCGCCTCGCGCCTGAAAAAGTCACCGGGTCGCCTCGACTTCCAGCGCGGCATCCTGCGCCAGAACGCACAGGGTGAACTGGAGGTAGAGACCACCGGGATGCAGGGTTCGCACGTCTTCAGCTCTTTTGCTCAGGCGAACTGCTTTATTGTGCTGGAACGGGATCGCGGCAACGTGGAACCGGGTGAATGGGTTGAGGTGGAACCGTTCAACGCCCTGCTGGAGGCGTAAATGCTGCCTGAATTAAGTGATGAGGAGATGCTGCGCTACAACCGACAGATTGTTCTGCGCGGCTTTGATTTTGACGGGCAGGAGCGGCTGAAAGCCAGCCACGCGCTGGTCGTCGGGCTGGGCGGGCTGGGCTGCGCGGCTGCGCCCTACCTTGCTTCTGCTGGCGTCGGCAATCTGACGCTGCTGGACTACGATACCGTGTCGCACTCCAACCTGCAACGGCAGATCCTGCATCATGACGCGGATATCGGCCGCGCTAAAGTGGACTCTGCCGCACAAAGTCTGGCCGCCATCAATCCGCACTGCCAGCTGCATCCGGTTAATGGACAGCTGGACGATGTGGCGCTGCTGGCGCTGATTGCCCGTCAGCAGGTGGTGCTGGACTGCACTGACAATGTTGCGGTTCGTGAGCAGCTTAACCGGCTCTGCCGACAGCAGCGGGTGCCACTGGTTTCAGGCGCCGCGATTCGGATGGAAGGTCAGATCAGCGTATTCAACTGGCAGCCCGGCACCCCCTGCTATCGCTGCATCAGCCGCCTGTTTGGCGAACAGACCCTGAGCTGCGTGGAGGCGGGCGTCATGGCCCCGCTGGTGGGTGTGATTGGTGCGATGCAGGCGATGGAAGCCATTAAAGTGCTGACATCTTTTGGCGCGCCCGCCACCAGCCGGTTGCTGATGTATGATGCGATGAGCGCGGAGTTCCGCAGCATGAAAGTGGCGCAGGACGCGCATTGTGAAGTGTGTAGCGGTGGGGCTTAACGTCAAAAGCAATACATCTGCTCCATGAAGCCAGCGCTGTTTTGAACTCTGCCTGCTTTAGGGAACACGGTCAGATCGGAAAGTCGCTTAAACCATCCCTGGGCGCTCTGCCCGCGCGATTACGCACCTCATCCCTGAGGTGCGCCCGTAACCGGGCCAACGCTTCGCGTTGTTCAAAAACGCTCCCGGCGTTTTTGTCCATGGCGCAGGACGCTTTCCTCCTCTGACCATGTTCCCTGCGCCTTGAACATTTGCGTTGCAGCCAAATTCACTCTGAACTGGCTTTACCTGAAGGGCCTGCGTTGAGCCCCAAAACTACGCTCAATCCACTTACAGACAGCTCAAAGCTTAAAGCGAAGGGAGCATACGCCTGTAGCAAAGCATCGCGGGCCAGGGACGGCCCGCGCTGAGCATGCCATGGATGGCGTCTTTTGCGTCTTTGCGAAAGGCGTATGCTCCCTGAAGCCCACACAGTAATGACGTTTTACCTGCTTAGGGAACACGGTCAGATCGGAAAGTCGCATAATTCATCAATGGGCGCTCAGCACTGCGGGGCAAAAAAAACGGGGTGGCCTGCGCCACCCCGTTTTTTATCAGACGATACCCTGACTGCGCAGGTAATCTTCGTAATTACCGGTGAAGTCCACCACCTTGTCTGCTTTCAGCTCAATCACGCGGGTTGCCAGCGAGCTGACAAATTCGCGGTCATGCGAAACAAACACCAGCGTGCCTTCATACATCTCCAGCGCCATATTGAGCGATTCAATCGACTCCATATCGAGGTGGTTGGTCGGCTCATCCATAATCAGAATGTTCGGTTTTTCCATCATCAGCTTACCGAACAGCATACGACCCTTCTCACCACCGGAAAGCACTTTGGCCGGCTTCTTAATATCATCCTGCGAAAACAGCAGACGACCAAGAATACCGCGAATGGTCTGCTCATCATCGCCCGGCTGTTTCCACTGACTCATCCAGTCAAATACCGTCAGATCATTGGCAAAATCATCGGCGTGATCCTGAGCGTAATAACCAATACGCGCATTCTCTGACCATTTAACCGTGCCATTATCTGGCGTAAGCTGACCCACCAGCGATTTCAACAGCGTCGATTTACCAATACCGTTGGCACCGATTACCGCCAGCTTCTCGCCCACTTCCAGCAGCAGATTTAAATTCTTAAACAGCGGACCGTTATCAAATCCTTTGGTTAATCCTTCCACTTCCAGCGCATTACGGAACAGTTTCTTGTCCTGCTCAAAACGGATAAACGGGTTCTGACGACTGGAGGCTTTCACTTCATCCAGTTTAATTTTATCCATCTGCTTAGCACGTGAAGTCGCCTGACGTGATTTAGAGGCGTTGGCGCTAAAACGACTGACGAACGATTGTAAGTCAGCAATCTGCGCTTTTTTCTTGGCATTATCAGATAACAGACGTTCACGTGCCTGCGTTGCTGCGGTCATATATTCGTCATAATTACCGGAATAAACCCGAAGCTCGCCATAATCCAAATCGGCCATGTGGGTGCAGACCATATTAAGGAAGTGACGGTCATGCGAAATGATAATCATGGTGCTGTCACGCTCGTTCAGCACCTGCTCCAGCCAGCGAATCGTATCGATGTCCAGGTTGTTCGTCGGTTCGTCGAGTAACAAAATATCCGGATTAGAAAACAGTGCCTGCGCCAGCAGCACACGCAATTTAAAGCCCGGGGCGATTTCGCTCATCGGGCCATAATGCTGTTCAACCGGAATGCCGACGCCGAGTAATAATTCACCGGCACGCGACTCGGCGCTATAGCCATCCATCTCACCGTAAAGCGCTTCAAGATCGCCGACTTTATACCCCTCTTCTTCGCTCATTTCTGGCAAAGAATAAATGCGGTCGCGCTCCTGCTTTACTTCCCATAATTCATGGTGACCCATGATAACGGTGTCCAGCACGCTGAATTGTTCAAAGGCGAACTGATCCTGACGCAACTTACCAATGCGCTCGTTGGGATCGTAAGAGACGTTGCCGCCTGAAGGCACCAGATCGCCACCCAAAATCTTCATGAAGGTGGATTTTCCGCTGCCGTTCGCACCGATTAAACCGTAACGATTACCGCCGCCAAATTTAACGGAGATATTTTCGAACAGTGGCTTGCTGCCAAACTGCATGGTGATATTGCTGCTAACTAACACGGCATTGACCTTTGTGAAGAGAATGGATGAAAAAACGGCGGCTATTATGCCAGATGTGACGCAGCGCACGCCAGCGTCAGGCGTGGATTCCTGGCGGGGTGATTGATATCCCGACAGAAATAAAAAAGCCGGAGGACCCTAATGGCCCCCCGGCTCCCACTTACAAGGATTGTGTTGATCAATCGATCAGGAAACTGTCCAGGCTTTTACCGGAATCCAGCGCTTTTTTAATCGCTGCCGGGGTGCGGCCCTGACCTGTCCATGATTTCTGCTCACCGTTTTCATCGGTGTAAGAATATTTAGCCGGACGCGGCGCACGCTTGGTGCGTTTTTTTCCGCTTTCCAGCGCACCTAATAATTCATTAGGATCGATGCCGTCAGCCAGCAGCATTTCGCGATATTTAGACAGCTTTTCTTCTTTTTCGCGATTCTGCGTCTCTTCCGCTTCTGCTTCTTCGCGGCGCTCAGTAACAACAACGGTTAATTTTTCCAGGATCTCTTCAAGATCGGTCAGTGGCAGTTCACGAGCCTGGGCACGTAATGTGCGAATATTGTTCAGTACTTTAAATGCGTCACTCATCACAATGTCCTTGATTAAGGGGGGTTAATAAAACTGTAGCGCCAAGATTACCTAATTCAAATAAAAAAATAAATTATTTTTACGCTACAGATAATTCTTAAGTATTAATTCAGACAAAACAGCACTATTAAAATCGGCAGTGCCTGACGTTTTATTAACGCTGAATTAACAACAAATCGTGCTCCGGTTCCATTGTTGAAAACGATTTCAGAGGCTTTATACCGAAAGCTGACCGTTTACCTTATCCACTAAAGTGGGTTTTTACAGCATCATTATTTACGGATGCGCACCTGGTGATAGCCGATTAAAAACGTGCTCCGATCGCGATCTCAGTCACACCAGCTTACAGATTATGCTTAAAAATCGCCCTCCGGGCCGTTAAATAGCCCAAAATAATTACCGTCCTGATGAATTTTTAATAATGCCCGCTGCTATCTGTTAACTTTTTTTGCCGCTGCGTTTAGCAGCAGAGTCAGATTATTCGCAGTTCCCTCAGCTGTGCAATAACAGTTCTGCCTGACGCAGGTGGAGGAATAGTTGCGCCCGGGTTACCTGCCTGCTCATGAGGCGACTTAAAAAATCCGTTCAGGAAATAAATTCAGAAAGGTGACAGAGTTCAAAAAGCTGAATCAGAATACACCAGCAACATAAAAATAACGTCGCTTCGCGGCTGCTGAAAATAACCCTGTGCTTATCACGCGTTTATTTTCTGCTGCCTGTGTCGGACAGAGCGGCGGTGAGACACCTGGTTATTCAACAGGTTAGATAATCATCAATCGCCGGGAGAGGCTGTCAGCCTCTGACGCGATGCTGACAGGAATAAAGATTAAGGGCGGTTACTGCACAGAGGCAGCGACCGCCAGAGGACTAATTTGCCTGGGTGGCCGGGCCAAATACCGGATATTGCGGCATCTCAACGTTCTGGTACGTTTCCCAGCCGCCGCCCAGCGCTTTATAGAGCGCGACTAAATCAAGCGCGCTCTGCATCCGCGCCTGTGTCGCCTGCTCCTGTGCCTGCGCCAGCTGACGCTGTGCATCCAGCACCTCAAGGAAGGTTGAAAGCCCCTGCCGGTAACTGTCGCTGGCGAGATCAAAGGCGCGCTGAAGGGCACCGGTCGTCTCATCCAGCGCAGTGACACGCTGCTGATCGGCGCGATAGCTGACCAGCGCATTCTCCACATCCTGCAACGCCGTCAGCACCGTCTGACGGTAATTCAGTGCAGCGCTGGCCTGCTGTGCCCGGGCGAGTTTGACGCTCGACACCAGTTGCCCACCCTGGAAAATCGGAATCGACAGCGACGGACCGTAACTGTAGAAATGGCTGCTCCAGTTATCCAGATAGCTGACGTCGGTATTGCGCACGCCCAGCTGACCCGTCAGTGACAGGCTCGGGAAAAGCTGCGCCACAGACACGCCAATCTCAGCGGTTTGAGCATGCAGCGTCGCTTCAGCCTGACGAATATCGGGACGACGACGTGCCAGTGTGGAGGGAATACCCACCGGGACAAACTGCGGTAGCGGTGGTAACGCTTTTGGCGTACTGAGTTCAGCATCCAGCGCACCCGGCGTTTTACCAAGCAGCACCGCCAGCCCGTTCATCGCCTGTCGTGCCTGTGACTGATACTGCGGCAGTTGCGCCTGCAGCGTGCTGAGCTGGGCTCGGGCATTTTCCACATCGGTCAGCGGTGCCAGTCCATTCTGCTGCTGACTCTGCGTAAGCTCGGTGGTCTGCTTCGCCACCTCAATCTGCTGCTGCAGCGTCTGAATGGTGCTCTGCGCGCCTCGCAGCTGCAGCCAGGCTCGCGCTACTTCGGCTTCCAGTGAGACCAGCGCATCATTGCGCTGCTCTATCGCCGCCTGCTGTTGAGCATTAGCGGCCTCAACCTGACGGCGCACTTTGCCCCACAGATCAAGTTCCCAGCTGGCATCAAAGCTGCCCTGATAGAGGTTAACCGGCTGGGTCAGGCCATTGAGCTGGCTGGCCACGTTGCTGTCGAGCTGATCGGTCGCGCCATTGGATTCCAGCAAGCCTTTAAGTCCGAGCTGCTGTCGCGTCACTTTGGCCGAACCGCTCAGACTCGGGAACAGACTCCCCTGCGCCTGTGTCAGCTGTTCACGCGCCCCGGCAATGCGCAGCACCGTCTGCTGCAGGCTCAGGTTGCCCGCAATCGCCCGCTCAATCAGGCTGTCGAGCTGCGGATCGTTGAAGCTGCGCCACCAGCGGGAATTAATCGCGGCAGTTTGTGGTTTTGACGCCTCCTGCGAATCCAGCGTGTTGTAGCTGCCCGGCACGGCGGGTTTCGGTGCCTGATAGTCAGGTCCGACGGCGCAGCCTGCCAGCCCCAGGGCCAGCAGTAAACTCAGGGGTTTCAGGCGATGAGAGAAATAAACCTTCATGTTAGTGTGCTCCTGCACTGCCTTCGCTCTTAATCGGCGACAGCAGCCAGCAAAATGGAATCAGAATCAGGGCGACAATACTCAGGCCTGAGAAGACATCGATGTAAGCGAGGATGCGCGACTGCGCAATCATCTCCTGATAA
This genomic window contains:
- a CDS encoding dipeptide ABC transporter ATP-binding protein yields the protein MSDRQTLPPLAPDQVLAVRDLSVRFQHEATVTDAVRHLSLDLFRGETLALVGESGSGKSVTSLALMRLIEQAGGRVSGEVQLRRRNGEVLDLMRASKSQMRRVRGADMAMIFQEPMTSLNPVFSVGEQIAESIRLHQGLSHAAALAEARRMLDLVRIPDAHNVLSRFPHQLSGGMRQRVMIAMALCCKPALLIADEPTTALDVTIQAQILQLIRVLQKEMQMGVIFITHDMGVVAEMADRVQVMYRGDVVENAPVAELFSAPQQPYTQALLAAVPRLGSMQGQPLPAKFPLLHSDAVDDVPQDTVRRLQPPILQVRDLVTRFDIRGGLLNRVKSRVHAVEKVSFDLYAGETLALVGESGCGKSTTGRSLLKLVASQGGTLTFDGQRIDHLSGAALAHLRRDIQFIFQDPYASLDPRLTVGFSIMEPLLVHKAMPRREAEQRVAWLLDKVGLLPEHAQRYPHEFSGGQRQRICIARALALNPKVVIADESVSALDVSIQAQIINLMLDLQREFGIAFLFISHDMAVVERVSHRVAVMYLGQIVEIGPRQAVFEQPQHPYTRKLMAAVPVADPAHRRRERALLVDEIPSPIHALGDEPEVAPLMEVAPGHFVARHVISAT
- a CDS encoding isoaspartyl peptidase/L-asparaginase family protein — translated: MVNAVIAIHGGAGAISRAAMSAEKEQRYRQALHDIVTQGQQILAQGGSALDAVTEAVRLLEECPLFNAGKGAVFTHQGTHELDACIMDGRTLDVGAVAGVTRLRNPVLAARAVLDKSEHVLFIGEGAEQFAVAQGLETVDPDFFSTPERWEQLQRALNSATSVLDHDGAAHSDDPLDPDRKFGTVGAVALDLAGNLAAATSTGGMTNKQAGRVGDSPLPGAGCYASNDSVAVSCTGTGEVFMRTLAAYDVAAQMRYAGRSLQQASVNVIHDSVLELGGSGGLIAVDRAGNVALPFNSEGMYRGVARVGEAADVAIYRES
- the moeA gene encoding molybdopterin molybdotransferase MoeA — encoded protein: MESFTAGLISLEEAQQKMLSQLTPVTDSLSVSLAEAVGRITATAVTSPIAVPPFDNSAMDGYAVRLADVSSGQPLPVAGKAFAGAPFSGEWPQGSVIRIMTGAPVPAGCEAVVMQEQTEAQGDAIVITAPVRQGQNIRLTGDDIQPGHVVLEAGTRLGAAELPLLASLGIAQVSVLRKLRVAIFSTGDELQPVGEPLADGQIYDTNRFAVSLMLHKLGCEVIDLGIIKDDPTALRAAFEEADRQADVVISTGGVSVGEADFTKSMLEELGAISFWKLAIKPGKPFAFGRLNSSWFCGLPGNPVSAAVTFYQLVQPLLATLTGQQKSALPPRQKVRCASRLKKSPGRLDFQRGILRQNAQGELEVETTGMQGSHVFSSFAQANCFIVLERDRGNVEPGEWVEVEPFNALLEA
- the moeB gene encoding molybdopterin-synthase adenylyltransferase MoeB gives rise to the protein MLPELSDEEMLRYNRQIVLRGFDFDGQERLKASHALVVGLGGLGCAAAPYLASAGVGNLTLLDYDTVSHSNLQRQILHHDADIGRAKVDSAAQSLAAINPHCQLHPVNGQLDDVALLALIARQQVVLDCTDNVAVREQLNRLCRQQRVPLVSGAAIRMEGQISVFNWQPGTPCYRCISRLFGEQTLSCVEAGVMAPLVGVIGAMQAMEAIKVLTSFGAPATSRLLMYDAMSAEFRSMKVAQDAHCEVCSGGA
- a CDS encoding ABC-F family ATPase; translation: MLVSSNITMQFGSKPLFENISVKFGGGNRYGLIGANGSGKSTFMKILGGDLVPSGGNVSYDPNERIGKLRQDQFAFEQFSVLDTVIMGHHELWEVKQERDRIYSLPEMSEEEGYKVGDLEALYGEMDGYSAESRAGELLLGVGIPVEQHYGPMSEIAPGFKLRVLLAQALFSNPDILLLDEPTNNLDIDTIRWLEQVLNERDSTMIIISHDRHFLNMVCTHMADLDYGELRVYSGNYDEYMTAATQARERLLSDNAKKKAQIADLQSFVSRFSANASKSRQATSRAKQMDKIKLDEVKASSRQNPFIRFEQDKKLFRNALEVEGLTKGFDNGPLFKNLNLLLEVGEKLAVIGANGIGKSTLLKSLVGQLTPDNGTVKWSENARIGYYAQDHADDFANDLTVFDWMSQWKQPGDDEQTIRGILGRLLFSQDDIKKPAKVLSGGEKGRMLFGKLMMEKPNILIMDEPTNHLDMESIESLNMALEMYEGTLVFVSHDREFVSSLATRVIELKADKVVDFTGNYEDYLRSQGIV
- a CDS encoding H-NS family nucleoid-associated regulatory protein; the protein is MSDAFKVLNNIRTLRAQARELPLTDLEEILEKLTVVVTERREEAEAEETQNREKEEKLSKYREMLLADGIDPNELLGALESGKKRTKRAPRPAKYSYTDENGEQKSWTGQGRTPAAIKKALDSGKSLDSFLID
- a CDS encoding efflux transporter outer membrane subunit, producing the protein MKVYFSHRLKPLSLLLALGLAGCAVGPDYQAPKPAVPGSYNTLDSQEASKPQTAAINSRWWRSFNDPQLDSLIERAIAGNLSLQQTVLRIAGAREQLTQAQGSLFPSLSGSAKVTRQQLGLKGLLESNGATDQLDSNVASQLNGLTQPVNLYQGSFDASWELDLWGKVRRQVEAANAQQQAAIEQRNDALVSLEAEVARAWLQLRGAQSTIQTLQQQIEVAKQTTELTQSQQQNGLAPLTDVENARAQLSTLQAQLPQYQSQARQAMNGLAVLLGKTPGALDAELSTPKALPPLPQFVPVGIPSTLARRRPDIRQAEATLHAQTAEIGVSVAQLFPSLSLTGQLGVRNTDVSYLDNWSSHFYSYGPSLSIPIFQGGQLVSSVKLARAQQASAALNYRQTVLTALQDVENALVSYRADQQRVTALDETTGALQRAFDLASDSYRQGLSTFLEVLDAQRQLAQAQEQATQARMQSALDLVALYKALGGGWETYQNVEMPQYPVFGPATQAN